TGGCTCGGCTTCGCCAACTGGTCCGACGCCACGCTGAACGGCAAGAGCCTCAACCTCTCCGGCTACCCGGGCGACAAGCCGTCGGGCACCCAGTGGTACCACTGGAGCGGTGTGGCCGCGCTCAGCGCGCGCAAGGTCTACTACACCCTGGACACCGCCGGTGGGCAGAGCGGGAGCGGGGTCTACGTCTTCCACGACGGCGGCCGCTACGCCGTGGCCATCCACGCCTACGGTGGGTCCGGCAGCAACAGCGGGACGCGCATCAACCAGCCCGTGTTCGACAACCTCAAGCTCTGGAAGGGCTGACGGACCGGATGACCGCACGGATCCGTGGCGTCGTGCTCGACGCCGACGGCAGCCCCGTCCCCGACGCCCGCGTGGCGCTGGAGGCGGGGCCCGCCCCGGTGCCCGACGTCGCCCTGCTCACCGCGGCCGACGGCACCTTCGCGCTGGACCTGCCGGCCCCCGGGGACTACGTCCTGGCCGTCCACGGCGACGACGCGAGCGCCCGGGCGCGGCTCACGGCACCCACGGAGCAGGTCCTCGAGGTCCGGCTGGTCCGGGCCGTCCCGCCGGCCTGACCAGGGGTCAGGGGGAGTCCACGACGAAGCCGGCCGACCGGCGGTCGTCGGCGAAGCCGGTCACCGTGCCCTGCTCCCAGTCCACCGCCAGCGCCTGCACCGAGCCGAAGCTGGACCGCTGCGCCGGGTCGGCGACGTCCACGGCATACCCCAGCGACCGCAGGTCGTCGGCCAGCGCGGGCTCCTCGAGCCGCAGCCGCCCGTCGCTGAGGATGAAGCGCCCGGCCGGGACCGCCTCGTCCAGGGGTTCGC
This genomic window from Serinicoccus chungangensis contains:
- a CDS encoding carboxypeptidase-like regulatory domain-containing protein; translation: MTARIRGVVLDADGSPVPDARVALEAGPAPVPDVALLTAADGTFALDLPAPGDYVLAVHGDDASARARLTAPTEQVLEVRLVRAVPPA